In the genome of Tannockella kyphosi, one region contains:
- a CDS encoding ATP-binding protein, translating to MYRKDSLMIKDWLEKSNKALLVTGARQIGKTWLIRDEIEKSSYIKFEVNFIDQPNMVEYLNVNISAEEFLIKLKMIMPENCKPKETVIFFDEVQKCPEIVTKIKFLVDEGSYKYILSGSLLGVDLKGIASAPVGYLSILRMYPMDFEEFMLANNISNMTIEMLKEKFETKSPVDDFIHQKLLSLFFIYLIVGGMPEAVKTYIDTKDIRDVDKVQHDIVLLYKEDFTQYELEDKKLRLKSIYDIIPAELNKQNKKFVFTMLDKELKFNRYENSFLWLKDAGVALPVYNVDVPIIPLLASKKSNVFRLFSSDIGLLTSQYPSQTKIELINNNGEVNNGAHFENIVAQQLVANGFDPYFCKKKNIGELDFVIEMEGNIVPIEVKSGNDYKSHKALSDFLNVPEYHIDRAYVFCKGNVDVKEKVTYLPIYMCYLLKEKKLPMMKVELDLNGL from the coding sequence ATGTATAGAAAAGATTCCCTTATGATTAAAGATTGGCTTGAAAAATCAAATAAAGCTTTATTAGTAACAGGAGCAAGACAAATAGGTAAAACTTGGTTAATACGTGATGAGATTGAAAAAAGTAGTTATATAAAGTTCGAAGTGAATTTTATTGATCAACCTAATATGGTTGAGTATTTAAATGTCAACATAAGTGCAGAGGAATTTCTAATTAAGTTAAAAATGATTATGCCAGAGAACTGTAAACCAAAAGAAACAGTAATATTTTTTGACGAGGTTCAAAAATGCCCTGAAATAGTCACAAAAATTAAATTCCTTGTGGATGAAGGTAGTTATAAATATATACTGAGTGGCTCATTATTAGGAGTTGATCTGAAAGGAATAGCATCAGCTCCTGTTGGATACTTATCTATTCTAAGGATGTATCCTATGGATTTTGAAGAATTTATGCTAGCAAATAATATATCAAACATGACAATCGAGATGTTAAAAGAAAAGTTTGAAACAAAAAGCCCTGTAGATGACTTCATTCACCAAAAACTTTTATCCCTATTTTTTATATACCTTATTGTTGGTGGAATGCCGGAGGCTGTAAAAACTTATATTGATACAAAAGATATTAGGGATGTTGATAAAGTACAACATGATATCGTCTTACTTTACAAAGAAGATTTTACACAATATGAACTGGAGGATAAAAAACTTAGGTTGAAATCTATATATGATATTATTCCAGCGGAGCTAAACAAGCAGAATAAGAAATTCGTTTTCACTATGTTAGACAAAGAACTTAAGTTTAACAGATATGAAAATAGCTTTTTATGGTTAAAAGATGCAGGTGTGGCTTTGCCAGTTTATAATGTTGATGTACCAATTATTCCACTTTTAGCAAGCAAGAAGAGTAACGTGTTCAGACTCTTTTCCAGTGATATAGGATTATTGACTAGTCAATATCCATCACAAACAAAGATTGAGTTAATTAATAATAATGGAGAAGTAAATAATGGTGCACATTTTGAAAATATTGTAGCGCAGCAATTAGTTGCAAATGGATTTGATCCATATTTTTGTAAAAAGAAAAATATAGGAGAACTAGACTTTGTAATAGAAATGGAAGGTAATATTGTTCCAATTGAAGTCAAATCTGGGAACGACTATAAATCACATAAGGCTTTGAGTGATTTTTTGAATGTACCCGAGTATCATATTGATAGGGCATATGTTTTTTGCAAAGGAAATGTAGATGTTAAAGAAAAAGTAACATATCTTCCAATTTACATGTGTTATCTTCTAAAAGAAAAGAAACTTCCCATGATGAAAGTAGAATTAGATCTTAATGGTTTGTAG
- a CDS encoding DUF6161 domain-containing protein: MEEPANFLDEKSKEYEKSTIHWSVATLALSVLLMMLLGLILTPEITINETVFSITLFSKDMPVYSSVILLSMVCLIIYVLRVFIKMIISSKHLSEEYKQKYVLTYFYLSLLNVGKIDEKISTMILSNLFSKADTGLIQSDGNTDFEGLLATLISYKN; the protein is encoded by the coding sequence TTGGAAGAGCCGGCTAACTTTCTTGATGAAAAATCGAAAGAGTACGAAAAAAGTACAATTCACTGGAGTGTTGCAACGTTAGCCTTGTCGGTTTTATTGATGATGTTGCTAGGTCTTATTTTAACACCGGAGATAACAATAAATGAAACTGTTTTTTCAATAACATTATTTAGTAAAGATATGCCTGTTTACAGTAGTGTCATTTTGCTCTCGATGGTATGTTTAATTATCTATGTTCTTAGAGTTTTTATAAAAATGATAATTTCTTCAAAACATCTTAGCGAAGAATACAAGCAAAAATATGTGTTAACCTATTTTTATTTATCTTTACTAAATGTCGGAAAGATTGATGAAAAGATATCTACAATGATACTGTCGAATCTATTTTCTAAAGCGGATACGGGTTTGATTCAATCTGATGGAAATACTGATTTTGAAGGTTTGTTAGCGACGTTAATTTCTTATAAAAATTGA
- a CDS encoding RNA-binding domain-containing protein has product MTNAEGGRLFSGVEDKGEITGVHKNHADEIAVRQYLLKPK; this is encoded by the coding sequence ATGACTAATGCTGAGGGAGGACGATTGTTTTCTGGAGTGGAGGATAAAGGAGAAATTACAGGTGTTCATAAGAATCATGCTGATGAAATTGCTGTACGTCAGTATCTTTTAAAGCCAAAATAA